Within the Methanocaldococcus sp. genome, the region ATTAGCATATGTATAGTTTCCTTGTATTGTAATATTTATAGTTGCATTCTGAGTAGAGTTTAATATAATTCCTGTCCAATTTAAAGAATCATTTGTATTTCCTGTAAAGTATGGCCCATTCCATAAAACAACAGTACCCTGAGAAGGTGTAGCGTTTGTTATATTTAAGAAACTCCAATTACTATCTCCATAATAATTTGAACTGTTACTTAAATATTTTGTTATATTGACATAAACTACTGTATTTGTATTTGGTAATGCAGAGATATTTCTACTTATATTCAAAGTAACAGTCCAATTAACAATTTTTCTTGCAGGAATTTTTAGTGTATTATAACTTTCCTTAATTATCAATGGAACACCAACTTTAGATTCATTAATGTTGATTTTAAACTCTAAATATGTATTATTTGGTAATGTTGGTATATGAATATATGTTAAATTACTGGGTAATTCAGTATATGAAGGGGCTTTATTATAGATAGAGTAGTTTAGATTATATGGATTAATAGGTTCTAAGCCAGATTCATTATTTGATACATTTATTGCAACCCAAACATCTAAGAGAGTATCATTTGCAGTGTCTCCTGTATTGTTAATTACAAGATATCCAGTTACAGTAATATTTTTTATATATATAACTCCTTCTCCCGTAGTATTTGCAGTAATATTATATTTTTCATGATATGTAACAAATAAAGGTCCGTTATTTCCCCATCCAAATACGGCTGTTAAAGAAAATAATCCTAGCAATATTAACAATAATATAGTTCTCTTCATACCTATCCCCTAACCATATTTTTAATAAATTTTTAATAACATTAACAATATATGACAAACAAATATATATAGTTTATTACAATAAATAAAAATTTTAATTTAATAGCATATTAATTCCTTCCATAACAGCATTTACAGATGCCCTAATAATATCTACATCTGATTTTCTAACTTCTACAATTTCAGAACCTTTTCTTAACTTAACTATAACCTCTACTAACGCATCTGTTCCTCCACCAATTGCCTCAACTCTATACTCTTCCAACTTAATATCTGCTACTCCACTTATAGCCTTTTTTATTGCATTTATTGCCGCATCTACTGGACCTATTCCATAGGCAGTTTCAATTAAGAATATATCCTCCCCTATGTGATGAAGTTTAACTGAGGCAATTGGAGTTATCTTATTACCAGAAACAACTGTTAATTCATCTAATTTAACTTTTTCTTCTATATCCTTACCTAAAACCTCCCTAATTATAGCTAATAAATCAGCATCTGAGATATATTTACCTAAATCTCCCAATTCTTTGATTTTATTGTATATTTGATTTAACTGCTCTTCATTAACCTTTATGCCCATTAAGTCAAGTTTATACTTTAAAGCCTTTCTACCAGAATGCTTTCCTAATATAATTCTCCTCCTATTTCCAACCATTTCTGGTTTTATAGGTTCATAAGTTTCAGTATTCTTTATTAAACCATCAACGTGTATTCCCGCCTCATGAGCAAATGCATTATCTCCAACAATTGCCTTGTTTGGAGGAACAGGAATTTTCATCAATCTTGAAACGACTCTTGAAACCTCATACAACTTTTCCATTCTTACATTTGTCTCATATCCATATAATACTTTCAAGGCAGTTACAACCTCTTCCAATGAGGCATTTCCTGCTCTTTCTCCAATTCCATTAACCGTTACATGGCATTGAATTGCTCCTCCTAAGATAGCAGAGCATGTATTTGCAGTAGCCATTCCAAAGTCATTGTGGCAATGAACGGATACTGGCAAATTAACATTTTCAGTTATTTTTTTAAATAATTCTTGGCTTTTTTGAGGAGTTAAAACTCCTACAGTGTCGCAAACACAAACTCTATCCGCCCCTACCTTTTCCCCCTCATTAAATAACTTTATTAAAAAATTAACATCACTCCTTGTAGCATCTTCTGCAGACAATTCTACTATTAATCCGTGATCCTTAGCATATTCAACTGCCTTTAAAGCAGATTCTAAAACCTCATCTTCTGTCTTTCTTAACTTATATTTCATATGGATTGGAGATGTAGGAACTACTAAATGAACGCTATCCACATCACACTCTAAGGCGGCATCTATGTCAATTGGCAAAGCTCTAACAAATGAACATATTTCAGCGTCTAAACCCTCTTTTGTTATTAATTTTATTGCTTCTCTTTCTCCTTTTGATGTCATTGCAGAACCTGCCTCTATAACATCTACTCTAAGTTCATCCAATTTTTTTGCTATCTCTAACTTATCATTAGGAGTTAAAGAAACTCCCGGAGTTTGTTCTCCATCTCTAAGTGTTGTATCAAAAATTCTCACTTTCTTCATAGTAATCCCTCATAAAAATGATAGACAAACTATAGACACATATTAATTATTGGGATATTTAAGAGTTTAGGATGAAAATAAAATAATGTTAATTAGTTTTTGTTCTAATTACTTTCCCAGTAATAGATCTTCTACCATAATCTATAACTTCTATATCAACAAATTGTCCTATTTTAAGATTTTTGTCTTTAATTCCTACTAAAATAGGATAACTTCCAAACTGTCTTCCAAAATATAAATTTTCTTTATCTTTTAATTCTACAAATACATCCTTTAAAATTGTTCCTTTTGGTATAACTCTTTTAAGCATTTTATTATCTATCTCCTCTCTAATTTTTTCTTTAAACCATAAAAATAGTTTTTTTCTTTTTTCTGCCTTTTTTACATCTTTTAGAGTTATATCAGTTCCAAAAAATGGAACTACTTGCCTTATGTTTATTCTTCTAATCATAAATCCTCTATCATATATCTCTTTTAAGTATTCAAAATTTATAGAAAATGTTCTTTTACTCTCTCCTTTTAAGCCAAACAGTAAATTTATTCCCGGTAATAAATAAGGTAATCCTGTCTCTCCTCTTTTTCCTCCAATTTCATTTAAAATTTCTACGGCCTTTAAAACATCTTCTGGTGTAGTTAATAAATTATTTGCTTTAATTACTTTTTCATCAAAACTTTCAACTCCAAAAGCGGCAACATTTCCAGATGTGCAATATTTAACCAAAATTTTTGTAATCTCTCTACTTTCATCTTCATGTCTTGCTATTACTGCTGGGTTGGCATTATCTATGTGTAAAACCTTAGGATTTGAAACATTCCATATTCCTTTAAACAACTTTTCAATTGCTTCAACATTAGGTTTTGGAACCTCTTCCTTTTCAGAATCAATTGCTTTATAGGAATAAATACATGGCTGTCTTCCAATTCTAAAATATCTTATTCCTTCATTGTATAATGCCTTAATCTCTTCTATTATAGATTTTTCATCTCTAAATTTTGGAAGTCCAAACCTTCTTGGCTCTGTACAGAAAGAACATCCTCCTGTTAATGCCCTTGAACATCCTCTATATGTTTCAATCTCTGCAATTATATAAGGATAATTTGGATGTTTTTTAACAACTTTTGCTCCTCTAATGGCATACTCTCTTAACTCTTCATAACTTCTATGCACATTAAAATCAATATTTTCTATACTTCTATTCTCTAATAATTCCTTTAAAACTGCCTCTAAGTCACCTTCAACAACTACATCAAAAAATTCTTTGTATTTTTTTTCATCAACTATCTTTCCACCAATCATAGATGAACCATATTTTGTTGCCGCTGGTCCGCCTAAAATTTTTATTCCGTCATATTTATATAATATGGAAACAAACTCTTTTAAAGTAGCAGGATTAGCATTTAAATACTTCCCCGGCGTGTGAAAACCGCAAATGCATATTATTGCGTCATATTTATTTAAATCAAAATTATTTCTAATTTCTCTAAATTTATCAATAGTTATATAATCTACATTAACATTGTATTTATCTAAGACACCATAGGCATATCTTGGATATAGTCCAATATATGGGGGAACTCCCAAACCTGCTGGCTCATCTGTATATCCATCTAAAATTAACGCTCTTTCTATCATAATAACCCCGATGATGAGGATTGGCTTTGCTGATTTTGTGATGAGCCGTATGAGCTCTGAGGGGTATATTTTATTTAAGGTTATTGATTAAGTTTTCTTAGTTTTAGGAACAACAAATAAAGTATATGTAGTAAGTTTTAATAATATTATAATGTTGTTATAAAATATATAAGGTAAAAATATGTCAAAGAAAAGGAAATACAAAAAACCTGCATGGCTTATTAAAGCAAAAAGAAGAATAGAAAAGTTAAGTGAGGAAGAGTTAGATGAATTATTTGAGGAAATATGTAAAAAATTAGAAAAAGGAGGTTTAAGAGAAGCGTTAGGGATTTAATATATTAATTTTGGTGAAGTTAATGAAATATAGAAAAAAGAAAACAAAATATGTTAATTATAATGAACTACCAATGTGGATTAAAAAAGTAGAGGATAAAATAAAATGAACCATGAGGAATTTTGTGATGAGATGATAAAATTTGGAAAAGAAGCAAAAAAATTTGGTGGAATTTTAAATTTAGTATTTAAAGAGTTTAATTCACTTCAAACAAACTAAACACATACTTACTCCAATTAGTCCAGAGTTCATTAACTTTGTTATTTACTTTATTTGTTTGCATTATTAAATAGTAATTACCTACTTTTCTATAGTAGCAGTAACTAACTGGTAAATCTTTATTTTTCGGGATAAATTCATAGTAATAATAGTATCCATAAATATCCTTTTGTAAATATTTTTTTACATTATTGAAAATATATGCGTTAGAGAAATCAATTGGAGTTAAACTAACTTCAAAGGTAACATTTAAACCATCATTACAATATTTTTTAATAATTAATCCATCATATTTCCATTCTTCAGTATAATTTAAATTTAAAAACATTTTGTCAATATCGATATTTTTTGAAAAGTTGTATTTTTTTATTTGGGTGAAGTTATTAGTAATATTTTCGCTTATATTTGATTTCATATTAGATATATTATTTTCCTTCAATTTTATAACTGTTATATTATTATTGTGTGAGATATTAGCTCCATTACTATTGTTAATCGCAAACTGACTATTATTTGTAATTATAGTAGTATTATTCTCATTATTTAAACATCCGCAACATAATAAAATTAAAACTAAAAACAAAAATATAAATATTTTTTTCATAAATTTCACCTAAAAATAGTAAAAGTTACTCAAAAACAGCCCTTTCTAATTCTTCTGGTCTATGCAACTCTCCACCAATTTTATCAACTAAAATAACTTCATCTGCCTTTTTACAAACTCTTTCAACTTCATAATATATCTGCCCTAAGTTCATCTCTGGAACTATAACTTTCTCTGCCTTTAACTTTTTCAACAACTCATCTGGGAATGGATAGACAGTTATCAACCTTATATATCCTACATCAACTCCTTCATTTCTTAATTTATTTACAGTATGTTTTACAGTTCTTGAAGGGGTTCCATAACAAACAAACATTATTTCAGCATCTAAATTATCTCCTTCCCATCTAATTATATCATCCTTATTTTTTCTTATTTTATTTACTAACCTTCTAACTAACTTATCATGAGTTTCTGGAGAAACATCTGGGTAACCTCTCTCATCATGAGTTAATCCAGTTATATGAACATTATACCCTTCTCCAAATACTGGCATTTCTGGTATTAATTTATCAAAAGGATATACTATCTTTAAAGGTTTTTCTTTTGGTTTTTCTCTATTTATAATTTCAATATTATCGTGTAATACAACTTTTTCTCTCATGTGTCCAACGATTTCATCAGCCATAACGAATACAGGAATTCTATATTTTTCAGCATAGTTAAAGGCAATTATAGTAAAATCATACATTTCTTGAACTGAACTTGGGGCTAATGCAATAACTTCATAATCTCCATGACTACCCCATCTACATTGCATCATGTCTCCTTGACTTGCCATTGTTGGCTGTCCTGTTGAGGGGCCTCCTCTCTGAATATTAACTATAACACAAGGCGTTTCTGTCATGTATCCAAATCCAATATTTTCCTGCATTAAACTAAATCCTGGTCCAGAAGTGGCAGTCATTGCCTTTAAACCACCCCAACTTGCTCCGATAACTGCTGCAATACTTCCAAGTTCATCCTCCATTTGAACATAATAGCCCCCAACTTTTGGCAACTCTCTTGCCATTATCTCTGCTATCTCAGTAGATGGTGTTATAGGATAGCCAGCAAAAAATCTACACCCTGCCTTTATAGCACCTAATGCACATGCATGATTACCCTGAATAAAATCTACTCTCATTAACATCCCTCCAGAATATTATATTTATTCATCTTTATACAAAAATTTCAATAATAAAACCCTACTTAATACTCTCTAATTGTAGCGATTTCTCTTATTTTTTTAATCTCTTCAAATGCAGCTCTTTTAATCTTTGGCTCCACTCTAATTGGTTGGACTATATTTGTCAATTTCCCTCCAGGAGGAACCATTGGTAAAGCCTCAGCAGGATCTATAACAACATCTAAGAGATATGGCTCATTGCTCAATATAGCCTCTTTTAATTTTTCTTTAATTTCATCTGGACTTGTAATTCTATCTGCTTTAACACCATAACTCTCAGCCAACTTAACAAAATCAGGACTCTCTCCTAAATGTACCTCACTCTGTCTCTGTCCATAGTATAAATTCTGCCATTGATAGACCATACCCAATGTTCTATTGTCAAATATGCAAATAACTACTGGAATGTTATATTCTTTAATTGTTGCCAACTCTTGTGAATTCATTAAGAAGCCGCCATCTCCAGTAATAGAGATAACATTAGCATATGGCTTAGCAACCTTAGCCCCTACTGCCGCAGGAAATCCAAAGCCCATAGTTCCCAAACCACCAGAGGCTAAGAAACTTCTTGGCATTTTTGTTTTAAAGAAATGAGCCATCCACATTTGATTTTGTCCTACATCAGTAGTAACAATAGTATTTTTTAATTTTGAATCTATCTCCTGTAAAACTTCCATTAAATCTTTAACAAATCTTTGTGGCTTTATTGGCTTATCATCAAAGTCCATCATAGGAATAGACATCTTTTTTAATTCAAAAATTCTCTCTAACCAATCCTCTTTACTCTTTATCTCTAAAGTTGTTAATACTATTAATAAATCTCTTAATATATTTTTGGCATCTCCAACTATTGGAATATCTGCCCTAACATTCTTTCCAATTTCTGCTGGATCTATATCTATATGTATTATTTTAGCCTCTGGGGCAAAGTGTCTGACATCTCCAGTAACTCTATCGGAAAATCTACATCCAATTGCTATTAAGACATCACATTCTGTAACTGCATAATTTGCAGCTTTGGTTCCATGCATTCCAACCATTCCCAAGGATAGAGGATGATCTTCTGGAAAACTACCTTTACCCATTAAAGTTGTACAAACTGGAATTTTAACAAACTCAGATAATTTAATTAACTCTTCTGATGCCCCACTAATTATAACTCCTCCTCCTGCTAATATTACTGGTTTTTCTGCCTCTGCTATTAACTTTGCCGCTTTTTTTATCTGTAAGGGATGCCCAACAGTTTTTGGTTTATATCCTGGTAAATCAACCTTTGCTGGAATTGGATATTTTTCAATATCAATTTCTCCATCTTGAATATCCTTAGGAATGTCTATATGAACTGGTCCAGGCCTCCCAGTTGTGGCAATTTCAAAGGCTGATCTAAAAATTTCAGGAATTTCTTCTGTCTTTTTTATTTGGAAATTATGTTTTGTTATAGGCATAAATAAGCCAAGAGCGTCAATTTCTTGAAATGCATCATTACCTATTAATTTGGTTGGAACCTGTCCTGTTAAAGCAATAACTGGAGAAGAATCTGCATAAGCTGTAGCTATTCCAGTAACTAAGTTAGTAGCCCCTGGTCCAGATGTAGAAACACAAACTCCTGGCTCTCCGCTCGCTCTTGCAAATCCATCTGCTGCATGTGCTGCAGCCTGTTCATGTCTTGTGAGTATATGAACTAAGTCACTATCATATAGTGCATCGTAAAAAGGTAACATTGCTCCTCCTGGATAACCAAATATAATCTTAACACCTTCTGCTTCCAATGCTTTTATAATTGCTTCTGAACCTTTCATATAATCACCAAAAATTGAGTCAATCAAATTATTAAAAATGATAAAATTGAAATCCTATATATATTTTATAGATGCAAAATTTAAAAAATTAAATATAGATTAAACTACAAAAAAATACCAAAAATAATTTATAAACAGAAATAAAAAAGAAATTTTTAAATTTTAATGATAAGATTTAATTAAAAATAAAAAATCTATTCTTCACTTGGATTTACTTCACACACTTTTATTGTAAATGTTAATTCTTTCCCAGCCAGTTCATGATTGAAATCCAAGACAACTGTATCGTCAGTAACTTTTATTATCTTTGCAGGAACTCCATTTGCTAAAATTAACATTCCTTCTTCTGGCTCAAAATCAGCAGTGTCAAACATCTCCTTAGGAATTTCTTGGATTAATCTCTCATCTCTAAATCCATAACCTTTTTCAGGAGGAATTGTAACAGTTTTTTCTTCACCCTCTTCCATATTTAAAACTGCCTCTTCAAAACCTTCAATTAAATTTCCTTCGCCAACTATAAAACCTAATGGTTCGTATTCTCTTTCTGGTGAGTATATTCCATTTTCTTTTGCTACGTCTTCAATTGATGTATCAATTACTTTCCCATCTACGACTAAAATGTAGTCAACTTTTACATAATCTCCTTTTTTAATCAAGATAATCAACTCCTTAACCTTTCTATAACTTCTTGTAAAGGTTATATAAATAGTTTTTGTAAGTATATTTTAACATTTAAGAATTTATAAAAAAGGGATGTTTATGAAAAAATTAAAAGATTATTTTGAGTTAATGAGAGTTAAGAATTGCATAACTGCTGGTATTGGAGGATTTATTGGTTATTTAATCTCATCCAATTGTTTTATAGATTTAAAAATATCAATTTTAGTATTCTTAGTAGTATTTCTTATTTGTGCTTATGGAAATGTAATAAACGATATATTTGACATAGAAATTGATAAGATAAATAAACCTTCTCGCCCATTGCCATCTGGAAGAGTTAAATTAAAAGAGGCAAAAACATTTTCATTCGTTTTATTAATTGTTGGTTTAATCTTATCTGTATTTATAAATATCTATGGGTTAATTATTGCCTTAATTAATGCTACTTTTTTATATCTGTATGCAAAAAAATATAAAAGATATAAGTTAATTGGAAACTTTATTGTAGGTTATTTAACTGGCTCAGTATTTCTATTTGGTGGAGTTGCAGGAAAAAATATAATTCCAGTTATTATTTTGTTCTTATGCTCTATGTTTGCAATTTGGGGTAGAGAGATTATTAAAGATTTTGAAGATATGGAAGGAGATAAAAAAGAGGGAGTTATATCTTTACCAATAAAGTATGGTAAAAAATCTTTATACTTTGCCTCTTTGTTGATACTATTATCTGTTATTTTAAGTCCTCTACCCTATATATTTAAAATTTTTGGAATATATTACCTAATTTTAATAACTATGTGTGATATTTTATTCATACTTTCAATTTTCTTATTACTAAAAAATCCTAATAGAGATAACTCTGCAAAGATTTCAAAATTTTTAAAAATTATAATGAACATAGTTCTACTGTCATTTATAGTGGGAGCAATAAGATTATAAATGATTATTGATTAAGATTAGTAAATTAGTAAGATTAAGAAGTCTGGTGAAAAAATGTTTCCAGGAAGAGTAAATCCGAGAATGTTAAAAAAAATGCAAAAAATGATGAAAGATTTTGGAATGGAGACAGAAGATTTAAACCCAAAAAAAGTTATATTTGTATTTGATGATGAAGAGTGGGTTTTTGATGAGCCAAAGGTTCAGGTTATGGATATTTTAGGGGTTAAAACATACTCAATTACTGGAAAGCCAAAAAAAGTTAAGAAAGAAAATATAGAGGAGGAAGAAGTAAAGATAGAAATTACTGAGGAGGATATAGAATTAGTTGCCAATCAATGCAATGTTTCAAAAGAATTGGCTAAAAAGGCATTGGAAGAATGTAATGGAGACATTGCCGAGGCAATATTAAAGTTAGAAGAAGAGAAAAATTAAATACTAAAAAAATTAAATTGGGTGATATTATGGTAAAACTAAGTGAAGATATGGTAAAATCCTTAGAGAATGAGATAGTATTTTTAGCCACAAGTTCAAAGGATGGAATTCCTAATGTTTCAGCAATTAGGGCTGTAAAGGTTTTAGATGCTGAAAAGGGAATTGTATTAATCGCAGATAACTATATGAACAAAACTCTGAAAAATATCTTAGAAAATCCTAATGTTGCATTAACAACTGCAAACTGTAAAGATGTTCCATATCAATATAAGGGAAAGGCTGAGTATTACACTGAGGGAGAATATTTAAAAATCGCTGAAGAAGTAGATAAAGCATTAAAACCTGAATTAAAACCAAAAGGAGCAGTAGTTATAAAAATAACTGAAATATATAATTTAAAATCTGGACCAGATGCTGGTAAGTTAATAGCAAAGGATGAATAAAATTCAATTTTTTATTTTAATTTTTTAATTTTTAAGATTTTTATTTTTAGATTATTTTTACTTTAAATTACTTTTTATATTGTAATTCAATTTATAACATAAGGTATAAATAAATGGACTATAGATAATCATTTAACCATTAAATTATCCGCAGATTTATTTTTACACAATTGAGAAAAATTGGTGATAATATGGTAGAATGTGAAGGAAAATGTGAATCATGCCAGTTAAAAGATTCTTGCCCAGATACAAAAAAACTCCTTGCTCAACAAGATGCAAAAATTAGAGAAAATATGAAAAAAATAAAGCATAAAATAGTTATTTTAAGTGGTAAGGGAGGTGTTGGAAAATCTACTGTAACCGTTAATTTGGCGGCGGCATTAAACTTAATGGGCAAAAAGGTTGGAATATTAGATGCTGATATTCACGGACCAAATATCCCAAAGATGCTTGGAGTTGAAAATGTTCAGCCAATGGCTGGTCCAGCAGGGATATTTCCAATAACTACAAAAGATGGAATAAAGACAATGTCAATTGGTTATCTACTTCCAGATGATAAAACTCCTGTTATTTGGAGAGGTCCAAGAGTTAGTGGGGCTATTAGACAGTTTTTAGCAGATGTTGTTTGGGGAGAACTTGATTATTTATTAATTGATACTCCTCCTGGAACTGGGGATGAGCAATTAACAATTATGCAATCAATTCCAGATATTGATGGGGCTATAATTGTTACCACTCCAGAAGAAGTAGCTTTGTTAGATGTTAAAAAATCAATAACTATGGCTAAGATGTTAAATATACCAATTATTGGAGTTATAGAAAATATGAGTGGATTCGTCTGTCCTTACTGTAATAATGTAGTTGATATATTTGGTAGAGGAGGAGGAGAAAAAGCATCTAAAGAATTTGGAGTTGAATTTTTAGGTAGAATTCCTTTAGACATTAAAGCAAGAGAGGCGAGTGATAAAGGAATTCCTATGGTTCTACTTGACTGTAAAGCAAGTGAGGAGTTTAAAAAAATAGTTAAAAGAATTGTTGAAAAAGTTGAAGGTAAAGAAGATTAAATATATTTCAAACATTCTGGAAAGTATTTTTCAATCTCAGTTTTATCTCTATCTATGTAGATGTGGGCATTAACTATAAAATGAGTATATCTTTTCAATTCTGAATTTGTTTTTTCAGCAACAAGTTCCCCTAATTTTATTAATCCTAAGGCATTTGAGTGAAAAGCTAATAATATATCGTTACTTCTAAAAACCACAGTCATATATAGATTATTTTCTCTTTTAGTAAAAGTTATATGGTTTAAGCAAGGAACATCTTTAACTTTTTGGTCAAGAAATGGATTCCATAAGGATATAACGCATCTTCTTGATGTTGGATTACTATTAAGTTTTTTTATAACATATTCAATTTGGTCATTTTTTAATTTTTTATCGTAACTTGGATATTCTCTAATTCTCTCGTAATAGTTATAAACGAATTCTCCTTCACTTTCAGAACCATATAATAATTGTTTAGTGTAACTTTCTATTGTATTTTTTCCAAATGGATATTTACTACTTATTGTTTTTAATTTTGGATTGGTTATTTCAACTAAAACATTTAATATCTCCTTGCATCTCTGCCCATCCTCCGTTATTATTACATTCCCATTTTTTAATATTTCTTTAACTAAACATTCGTATGCTGAGGCAACTGAAGGTTTTTTAATATACATTCTTAGCCCTCTTTAAATTTTTAAACTATATCAATCAAAAATAGAATTAAATTTAAATAAAATTGGCTAAAATAGTTTATTTAGGTTGTTCCTTAAATATCCTCCATATCAGTTATTATATAATTTCCTTCTTTTCCTTCAAAACCTCTTACTAAGAAGGTTTTACCGTGTAATCTAAGACTGATCTCTCTAATTGTATCATCAATACCATACTCTTCAAGCATATCTAAAATACTTGGCATAAAGTTTTCTAATGTTGCAGGTGGAATATAGCATCTTTTTGATAAAGTTCCAAAATGTATTTTTCCAAATACTTTTATTTTTACATCAACATCTTCTGGATCAATCTCTCCACAATTTTTACAGATATAAACCATTCCTCTTGGCTTAATTTTGGCCTCTACAATTCCTCTACATATTTTACAATAGTAATTTACAAATATAGTGGATGGAGAAACTTCCAATATAGCAGGAACTTTTACATCTAAAACTTCTCCTCTATTATATAATTCCTCTTTAGGAATTTCTGGGATTTCTCTTGGATATTTAACTCCCTTAATAACTTTTTCGATAATTCTAACACTCTTTTCTTCTGTGATTTTACCAAATATTTCATAACACTTTCCTTTTTCTAAGGGAATCGTTGTTATAAAATTTGCTACTCCATCTTTATCTACCATAATTCCTATATAAAATACAGAACCTTCCTCACTTTCCTTCTTTCTTATATCTACAATTTTAACTTTTGTTAAAATCTGTGAATTTGGTAATAGTGAAGATATTTTTCCCAATACCATAGTACATCACCAATAATATTTTTTATAAAGTTTATTTATAAATTTAAATATTTCTATATAAATATCATTAACAGCTTGTTTCTATTTCTTCTTCCTCAGATTCATCAATGTCTTCATCTTCTTTTGATTCTATCCTTGGCATAATAACTTCGTCTATAAACTTTTTATGAACAAAATATTCTTTTGGTTGGACAATTACTGGCATATCATTCAATGTTAAAGATATTGCTTTTCTAATTTCCCCCTCTTCAGTTCTAAACTCCATATATCCAAACCTTACAAATCCTCTTATAAACATTCCAGTGAATAGTTCAGGATTTGCCTTTATACCAAACAATCTCAATCTTCCCCAACCATAACCATCAAATACTCTAAATATTGTATAATCTTTTCCAGTAGATGTTTTTCTATGCTGAACTCCTACAACAATGCCTACAATAATACCTCTTTGAATTGGAGCTCCATTAATATCTAAATATGTAATCCTTTCATCTTCTTCTTCAATTCTTTTTAAATATTCAGCCTTACATAACGACAATGGAATAGGTACAGCAGTTCTCATTTCACGTCCTCTAACAACTTTTAAATCGTCTAAATTTCCAACAAATTTTACATCTTTT harbors:
- a CDS encoding thymidylate synthase → MYIKKPSVASAYECLVKEILKNGNVIITEDGQRCKEILNVLVEITNPKLKTISSKYPFGKNTIESYTKQLLYGSESEGEFVYNYYERIREYPSYDKKLKNDQIEYVIKKLNSNPTSRRCVISLWNPFLDQKVKDVPCLNHITFTKRENNLYMTVVFRSNDILLAFHSNALGLIKLGELVAEKTNSELKRYTHFIVNAHIYIDRDKTEIEKYFPECLKYI
- a CDS encoding Mrp/NBP35 family ATP-binding protein; translation: MVECEGKCESCQLKDSCPDTKKLLAQQDAKIRENMKKIKHKIVILSGKGGVGKSTVTVNLAAALNLMGKKVGILDADIHGPNIPKMLGVENVQPMAGPAGIFPITTKDGIKTMSIGYLLPDDKTPVIWRGPRVSGAIRQFLADVVWGELDYLLIDTPPGTGDEQLTIMQSIPDIDGAIIVTTPEEVALLDVKKSITMAKMLNIPIIGVIENMSGFVCPYCNNVVDIFGRGGGEKASKEFGVEFLGRIPLDIKAREASDKGIPMVLLDCKASEEFKKIVKRIVEKVEGKED
- a CDS encoding nascent polypeptide-associated complex protein, yielding MFPGRVNPRMLKKMQKMMKDFGMETEDLNPKKVIFVFDDEEWVFDEPKVQVMDILGVKTYSITGKPKKVKKENIEEEEVKIEITEEDIELVANQCNVSKELAKKALEECNGDIAEAILKLEEEKN
- a CDS encoding pyridoxamine 5'-phosphate oxidase family protein; protein product: MVKLSEDMVKSLENEIVFLATSSKDGIPNVSAIRAVKVLDAEKGIVLIADNYMNKTLKNILENPNVALTTANCKDVPYQYKGKAEYYTEGEYLKIAEEVDKALKPELKPKGAVVIKITEIYNLKSGPDAGKLIAKDE
- a CDS encoding UbiA family prenyltransferase, which gives rise to MKKLKDYFELMRVKNCITAGIGGFIGYLISSNCFIDLKISILVFLVVFLICAYGNVINDIFDIEIDKINKPSRPLPSGRVKLKEAKTFSFVLLIVGLILSVFINIYGLIIALINATFLYLYAKKYKRYKLIGNFIVGYLTGSVFLFGGVAGKNIIPVIILFLCSMFAIWGREIIKDFEDMEGDKKEGVISLPIKYGKKSLYFASLLILLSVILSPLPYIFKIFGIYYLILITMCDILFILSIFLLLKNPNRDNSAKISKFLKIIMNIVLLSFIVGAIRL